From the genome of Lentilactobacillus buchneri, one region includes:
- the udk gene encoding uridine kinase — protein MVNHKTRPVVIGITGGSGSGKTTVARKIFDQLSNYSITIIQQDSYYNDQADMKMDDRKKVNYDHPMAFDFDLLIEQLKQLLQYEPIEKPVYDYGQFTRSQQTIHQEPREVIILEGILILDDKRLRDLMDIKVFVDTDNDIRLIRRIERDTKERGRSLDNIIHQYLMTVKPMYHQFVEPTKRYADLIVPEGGENQVAIDLLTTKMRSILMRRGNKEIKNNLDSTI, from the coding sequence ATGGTAAATCACAAAACACGGCCAGTCGTTATTGGTATTACCGGAGGATCCGGTAGTGGCAAGACCACGGTTGCACGCAAGATTTTTGACCAATTATCCAATTATTCGATCACGATCATTCAACAGGATTCATATTATAATGACCAAGCTGACATGAAGATGGACGATCGCAAAAAGGTGAATTATGATCACCCGATGGCATTTGATTTTGATCTGTTGATTGAGCAGCTCAAGCAACTGTTGCAATATGAACCGATTGAAAAACCGGTCTATGACTATGGTCAATTTACCCGCAGTCAGCAGACCATTCACCAAGAACCGCGCGAAGTTATCATCTTGGAAGGAATTTTAATCCTTGACGATAAGCGATTACGTGATTTAATGGATATTAAAGTATTTGTTGACACAGACAATGACATTCGGTTAATTCGGCGAATTGAACGGGATACCAAAGAACGTGGTCGTTCACTGGATAACATTATTCATCAGTATTTGATGACGGTTAAGCCAATGTATCACCAGTTTGTCGAGCCAACCAAACGTTACGCAGATTTGATCGTCCCCGAAGGTGGGGAGAACCAAGTCGCGATTGATTTGCTGACAACCAAAATGCGTTCCATTTTGATGCGGCGTGGCAACAAAGAAATTAAAAATAACCTTGATTCAACAATATAA
- the mltG gene encoding endolytic transglycosylase MltG has product MSDDSSRRNPKPNKSLGRRIIISVITLLVILAATIGLMGYRYFQDALKPLNPQNTNVTQVHIPLGASNKQIGSILQNKKIVKSGMVFDYYVKSNNMANFRAGYYQLKPSMSLKTIAKRLQRGGTDQPIQSTKGKVLIREGANIDQIATQISVTTDFDRGDFLKLMKNQTYLEQLASRYPKLLNPAMKAKNVRYRLEGYLYPATYEVEKNTSLKSLVNQMVAKTNQMVSPHFAAIKKSGMNMQQFMTLSSLIEREGVNQTDRRKMAGVLLNRIDINMPLQSDVAVLYAIHRNNKVLTNKDLQSDSPYNLYKYTGFGPGPFDSPSISSMSAVLHPLDRSKNYLYFVANTKTKKVYYSKTYAEHQQQIAAHTSDNN; this is encoded by the coding sequence ATGAGCGATGACTCAAGTCGACGAAACCCCAAACCCAATAAAAGCCTCGGGCGAAGAATTATTATTTCTGTCATTACCTTACTGGTTATTTTAGCTGCAACAATCGGGCTGATGGGCTACCGGTATTTTCAAGATGCCTTAAAGCCACTGAACCCACAGAACACTAACGTCACTCAGGTTCACATTCCGCTTGGCGCTTCGAACAAGCAAATTGGTTCGATCCTGCAAAATAAAAAAATTGTTAAAAGTGGCATGGTCTTTGATTACTATGTCAAATCCAACAACATGGCCAACTTTAGAGCTGGGTATTATCAACTAAAACCCTCGATGAGCCTCAAAACAATTGCCAAACGGCTTCAACGCGGCGGGACTGATCAACCGATCCAAAGCACCAAGGGGAAAGTTTTGATTCGAGAAGGCGCCAACATTGACCAAATTGCGACCCAGATTTCAGTGACAACTGATTTCGATCGTGGAGATTTCTTGAAATTAATGAAGAACCAGACATACCTTGAACAACTGGCTAGTCGTTATCCGAAGCTGCTTAATCCGGCGATGAAAGCCAAAAACGTTCGCTACCGTCTTGAAGGCTATTTGTATCCTGCAACTTATGAGGTGGAAAAGAATACGTCGCTGAAGTCACTGGTTAACCAAATGGTTGCCAAGACCAATCAGATGGTTTCGCCGCACTTTGCCGCCATTAAAAAATCCGGGATGAACATGCAGCAGTTCATGACCTTGTCGTCATTGATTGAACGGGAAGGTGTCAACCAGACCGATCGACGGAAGATGGCTGGGGTATTGTTGAATCGGATCGATATCAACATGCCATTACAATCAGACGTCGCGGTTTTGTATGCCATTCACCGAAATAACAAAGTTTTGACGAACAAGGATCTGCAGAGTGATTCGCCATACAATCTTTATAAGTATACCGGATTTGGTCCGGGACCATTTGACAGCCCAAGCATTAGTTCAATGAGTGCTGTCCTGCATCCTTTGGATCGTTCAAAGAACTATCTGTACTTCGTTGCCAATACCAAGACGAAAAAAGTATATTACTCAAAGACGTATGCTGAACATCAGCAGCAAATTGCAGCGCATACTTCCGATAACAACTAA
- the pheT gene encoding phenylalanine--tRNA ligase subunit beta — protein sequence MKVSYKWLKQYLDLNMPAKDLAEKIERTAVEVDSVTVAEDGLKKLVVGHILSMTKHPESDHLHVCQVDVGEDEPLQIVCGAPNVDVDQKVIVALPNSRIGGNVKIKRSKMRGIESSGMICALDEIGFSKDVIPKEWADGIYVFDDDVPVGEPIYKYLGMDDPIIDLDVTPNRGDMLSILGTVHDLAAIYNQQPEIKKPVVDEDSSLDANQEIQAKADDQLAKTYKLRVVEGVKIAPSPSWLQIVLWNAGIRPINNVVDVTNYILLKYGQPLHSFDKDKINGNVNVRLAQKGEKLTTLDEDEHELSADDIVIADDDKPIALAGVMGGFNTQIDDNTSNVVIESAIFDSFKIRKTAQRHNLHSEASQRFERGINPDGVQDAVDEAVSMIKQLAGGKIAKGTVTASEYHPKLPTIYITAERTNHVLGTSLTTAEIKSIFDRLGFSSEAHDDGLNVTIPARRWDIFRDADLYEEVARIYGYDNLPATLPTGRQSIGVLTPIQKLQRASRTALEGLGLTQAISYSLTTAEKAKMFLMRDSQETKLLWPMTQDHAVLRMNMLSGLLDDVAYNHAHKVDDVALYESGRVFYKDSADQIRPEEVEHIAGVVTGNFTDPLWNNHVKPVDFFQLKGIVNQFLVNLGVKGDIEYTATDQYPEMHPGRTANISIHGHYVGFLGQIHPRIAKQFKIKETYGFELNMQELIDLPKDDNQYQAISKYPSIKRDISLVVDQDVTNSQILAVMNKRGGAFLNDVRLFDVYEGDNVPDGKKSMAYSLTYVDPRETLKDEVVNTAFEKIKKRLTADLNAEIR from the coding sequence ATGAAAGTTTCATATAAATGGCTCAAACAATATTTAGATCTGAATATGCCCGCTAAAGATCTGGCTGAAAAGATCGAACGAACAGCGGTTGAGGTGGATTCTGTCACCGTTGCCGAAGACGGCTTGAAAAAGCTTGTTGTCGGCCACATTTTATCAATGACCAAACATCCGGAATCGGACCACCTCCACGTTTGCCAAGTGGATGTCGGAGAAGACGAACCCTTACAAATTGTGTGTGGGGCTCCAAATGTGGACGTTGACCAAAAAGTTATCGTGGCGCTGCCCAACTCACGAATTGGTGGCAACGTTAAAATCAAGCGTTCCAAGATGCGCGGAATTGAATCATCCGGCATGATCTGTGCCTTGGATGAAATTGGGTTCAGCAAAGACGTCATCCCTAAGGAATGGGCCGACGGTATTTACGTTTTTGATGACGATGTGCCTGTTGGTGAACCAATTTACAAGTACTTGGGAATGGATGATCCCATTATTGACCTTGATGTCACTCCCAATCGTGGTGATATGTTAAGCATTTTGGGCACTGTTCACGACCTGGCTGCAATCTATAACCAGCAACCAGAAATTAAAAAACCAGTGGTTGATGAAGACAGTTCATTGGATGCCAATCAAGAAATTCAGGCAAAAGCTGACGATCAACTTGCCAAAACCTACAAGCTGCGGGTTGTTGAAGGAGTCAAAATTGCGCCGAGTCCTTCTTGGCTGCAGATTGTTCTTTGGAACGCCGGCATCCGACCGATCAACAATGTCGTCGACGTTACCAACTATATTTTGCTCAAGTACGGTCAGCCATTGCATTCATTTGATAAAGATAAAATTAACGGTAACGTCAATGTTCGCCTGGCTCAAAAGGGTGAAAAATTAACCACGCTTGATGAGGATGAACACGAGCTTTCCGCAGACGATATTGTGATTGCCGATGACGACAAACCGATTGCCCTAGCTGGTGTCATGGGGGGCTTCAACACCCAAATCGATGACAATACCAGCAACGTGGTGATTGAATCCGCGATTTTTGATTCCTTCAAGATTCGTAAGACTGCCCAACGGCATAATTTGCACTCTGAGGCCTCCCAACGCTTCGAACGGGGAATTAATCCAGACGGTGTCCAAGATGCTGTTGACGAAGCTGTCAGCATGATTAAGCAGCTTGCTGGAGGCAAGATCGCCAAAGGCACGGTGACTGCCAGTGAATATCATCCTAAACTGCCAACGATTTATATTACCGCTGAACGAACCAATCATGTTCTTGGAACTTCATTAACCACCGCAGAAATTAAAAGTATTTTTGATCGGCTTGGCTTTTCAAGCGAAGCCCACGATGACGGTTTAAATGTGACCATCCCGGCTCGTCGTTGGGATATTTTCCGCGATGCTGACTTGTATGAAGAAGTTGCCAGAATTTACGGTTATGATAATCTCCCGGCAACGCTGCCGACCGGACGGCAAAGTATTGGTGTTTTGACGCCGATTCAAAAACTGCAGCGCGCTTCCAGAACTGCCTTGGAAGGCTTGGGCCTGACTCAGGCGATCTCTTATTCTTTGACTACTGCTGAAAAAGCAAAAATGTTTTTGATGCGTGATAGTCAAGAAACGAAGCTGCTCTGGCCAATGACCCAGGATCATGCGGTGCTGAGAATGAACATGTTGTCAGGATTACTTGATGACGTTGCCTATAACCATGCCCACAAAGTTGACGATGTGGCCCTTTACGAGTCTGGACGGGTCTTTTACAAAGATAGTGCGGACCAAATTCGGCCTGAAGAAGTTGAACACATTGCCGGAGTTGTCACGGGCAATTTCACTGATCCTCTGTGGAATAACCATGTCAAGCCGGTCGACTTTTTCCAGTTAAAAGGCATTGTTAACCAGTTCTTGGTTAATTTGGGCGTCAAAGGTGACATTGAGTACACTGCCACTGATCAATATCCTGAAATGCATCCGGGAAGGACAGCCAACATTTCGATCCACGGCCATTACGTCGGTTTCTTGGGCCAAATCCATCCACGAATTGCCAAGCAGTTCAAAATCAAGGAAACTTATGGATTTGAACTCAATATGCAGGAGTTGATTGATTTGCCAAAAGATGACAACCAATACCAAGCTATCTCCAAATATCCATCAATCAAACGGGATATTTCATTAGTTGTGGATCAGGATGTTACCAACAGTCAAATTTTGGCGGTTATGAATAAACGTGGTGGTGCCTTCTTGAACGATGTGCGTTTATTCGATGTCTATGAAGGTGACAATGTTCCCGACGGCAAGAAATCAATGGCTTACTCCCTGACTTATGTGGATCCCCGCGAAACCCTGAAGGACGAAGTGGTCAACACCGCCTTTGAAAAGATTAAAAAACGGTTAACAGCTGATTTAAATGCAGAAATTAGATAA
- the pheS gene encoding phenylalanine--tRNA ligase subunit alpha: MSLRDQLTEIKEKGLADIQQTSDLKTLNEIRVHLLGKKGPITAALRGIKELTPEERPEVGSYANKIRDAITEAVSDHREKLEDAALNAQLAAEKIDVTMPGRPVAQGQPHVIQQIIDQIVDLFLGMGYEVLSGPEVEEDKYNFEMMNLPKNHPARDMQDTFYISKEILMRTQTSPMQARALEKHDFSKGPLKMISPGIVYRRDTDDPTHSHQFHQVEGLFIDEHVTMADLKGTLITMAQNIFGDKFDIRLRPSYFPFTEPSVEVDVTCFNCMGKGCDVCKHTGWIEVLGAGMVHPNVLDMAGVDSKKYGGFAFGVGPDRFAMLKYGVDDIRDFYLDDVRFLNQFSKRGN, encoded by the coding sequence ATGTCACTGCGAGATCAATTGACAGAGATCAAAGAAAAAGGGCTTGCTGATATTCAGCAAACCAGTGATTTAAAAACATTAAATGAAATTCGAGTGCATTTACTCGGCAAAAAGGGCCCGATTACCGCTGCGTTGCGGGGAATCAAAGAATTAACCCCTGAAGAACGGCCGGAAGTCGGCAGTTATGCCAATAAGATTCGGGATGCCATCACCGAAGCCGTTTCTGATCATCGTGAAAAATTGGAAGATGCTGCCCTCAATGCACAACTTGCAGCTGAAAAGATTGATGTGACAATGCCTGGAAGGCCGGTCGCACAAGGCCAGCCGCACGTGATTCAACAAATCATTGACCAAATTGTCGATTTGTTTTTGGGGATGGGCTATGAAGTCCTTTCCGGTCCAGAAGTTGAAGAAGATAAGTACAACTTTGAAATGATGAACTTACCGAAGAATCATCCAGCCCGGGATATGCAGGATACATTCTACATAAGTAAGGAAATCCTAATGCGAACCCAAACTTCACCAATGCAAGCACGGGCACTGGAGAAACATGATTTTTCAAAGGGACCGCTGAAGATGATCTCACCTGGAATCGTTTACCGTCGGGATACTGATGATCCAACGCATTCTCATCAATTCCACCAAGTTGAAGGGCTGTTTATCGATGAACACGTCACTATGGCCGATTTGAAAGGTACTTTGATCACGATGGCCCAAAATATTTTTGGTGATAAATTCGATATTCGTCTTCGTCCAAGTTATTTCCCATTTACGGAACCGTCTGTGGAGGTTGACGTCACTTGCTTTAACTGCATGGGTAAGGGTTGTGATGTCTGCAAACACACTGGTTGGATTGAGGTTTTAGGTGCCGGAATGGTTCATCCAAATGTTTTGGACATGGCCGGTGTTGACTCCAAGAAGTATGGTGGTTTTGCCTTCGGAGTCGGTCCGGATCGTTTCGCAATGCTTAAATATGGTGTTGACGATATCCGTGATTTCTATTTGGATGACGTTCGCTTCTTAAATCAATTCAGTAAGAGGGGTAATTAG
- a CDS encoding winged helix-turn-helix transcriptional regulator: MRQVVGLQDAINYYLCPKFEKTFSFLGKKWNGLIIDVLLQEGVLRFREIARQIPKCSDRVLVERLRELEDDGVVVRTEHDDSSLIEYSLTEQGKELAPIMHEIHTWSEKWYPSVEK; the protein is encoded by the coding sequence ATGCGACAAGTAGTTGGTCTGCAAGATGCCATTAATTATTATTTGTGTCCCAAGTTCGAGAAGACATTTTCATTCCTTGGAAAAAAATGGAATGGCTTAATCATTGACGTCCTCCTTCAGGAAGGTGTTTTGAGATTCAGGGAGATTGCCCGACAAATCCCCAAGTGCAGCGATCGTGTACTGGTAGAGCGCCTGCGCGAACTGGAAGACGATGGTGTCGTTGTCAGAACCGAACACGATGATTCATCTTTAATTGAGTATTCATTGACTGAACAAGGCAAAGAATTAGCTCCAATCATGCATGAAATTCATACATGGTCAGAAAAATGGTATCCAAGCGTTGAAAAGTAG
- a CDS encoding HD domain-containing protein, translating to MQKDEWKNDSEYREIVSDLMATDMVKKLANYTQHHHSTRLEHSIAVSFDSYKIAKRRGLDYRAVARAGLLHDLFFYDWRTTKFDLGSHAFIHPRVALRNAERITKLSPMEKDIILKHMWGLTLARPKYEESVIVSLVDDYEAVHEFVSPLKSKFETLKKQVKRTTAVK from the coding sequence ATGCAAAAGGATGAATGGAAAAACGATTCCGAGTATCGTGAAATAGTTTCTGACCTGATGGCGACTGACATGGTTAAGAAATTGGCTAACTATACTCAGCACCATCACTCAACTCGACTTGAACATTCAATTGCTGTTTCTTTTGACAGTTATAAGATTGCCAAAAGAAGGGGCTTAGATTATCGTGCCGTTGCGCGTGCTGGTCTGCTGCATGATCTGTTTTTCTATGACTGGAGAACCACCAAGTTTGATTTGGGTTCTCACGCATTTATTCACCCACGGGTCGCCCTGCGGAATGCCGAACGGATCACCAAGTTATCCCCAATGGAAAAAGATATTATTCTTAAGCACATGTGGGGATTAACTTTGGCACGGCCCAAGTACGAAGAAAGTGTCATCGTCTCCTTAGTCGATGACTACGAAGCTGTTCACGAATTCGTGAGTCCACTTAAATCAAAGTTTGAAACGTTAAAGAAGCAAGTTAAGCGAACAACTGCTGTTAAATAG
- a CDS encoding TrmH family RNA methyltransferase: MDIERITSNQNNRVKEWTKMQSKKGRVKSGEYVIEGWHIVDEAIRHRQTIKQLMVVDESYLGDLPVDDDTEIFLITPEIAKHISSTETPQGVFAVLNTEDYHEQIPDDLKGAWLLLDNIQDPGNIGTMVRTADAAGLNGIVFGKGSADLYNPKVVRSMQGSQFHMKLFTGDILEWMAAFKEAGVKTYGTELNDQAISYYDITPTKQFALIMGNEGNGVDPKILEKTDQNLYIPMNGEAESLNVAVATGILLFKFVK, translated from the coding sequence ATGGATATTGAAAGAATTACATCGAATCAGAATAACCGGGTAAAAGAATGGACCAAGATGCAGTCCAAGAAGGGACGGGTTAAGTCCGGCGAATACGTTATTGAAGGCTGGCACATTGTTGATGAAGCGATTCGCCATCGCCAGACCATCAAACAACTGATGGTTGTCGACGAAAGCTATTTGGGCGATCTGCCGGTTGACGATGATACCGAAATTTTCTTAATCACACCAGAAATTGCCAAACATATCTCGTCCACAGAGACGCCCCAGGGTGTGTTTGCTGTGCTCAATACCGAGGACTACCATGAACAGATTCCCGATGACTTAAAGGGTGCCTGGCTGTTATTGGATAACATTCAAGACCCGGGCAATATTGGCACCATGGTCCGAACAGCGGATGCGGCGGGCTTAAACGGCATTGTCTTTGGCAAGGGATCGGCTGATCTTTATAACCCGAAAGTTGTCCGGTCAATGCAGGGCAGCCAATTTCACATGAAGCTGTTTACCGGAGATATCTTGGAATGGATGGCAGCCTTTAAAGAAGCTGGCGTTAAGACTTATGGCACCGAATTAAATGATCAGGCCATTTCCTACTATGATATAACACCTACCAAGCAATTTGCACTGATTATGGGAAATGAAGGTAATGGGGTTGACCCAAAGATTTTGGAAAAGACCGATCAAAACCTTTACATTCCAATGAATGGTGAGGCGGAATCGCTAAATGTTGCCGTAGCGACCGGCATATTACTTTTCAAGTTTGTTAAATAA
- a CDS encoding acylphosphatase has product MNDKIQTVKMNASGRVQGVGFRWSTIQLAESLNISGWVKNEIDGSVSILASGESESLAQFIQKIKNSPTPFAKVKSLQVNYIAKRVNKGFNVKY; this is encoded by the coding sequence TTGAACGACAAAATTCAAACAGTCAAAATGAACGCTTCCGGCCGAGTCCAAGGCGTTGGCTTTAGATGGTCAACCATCCAGCTGGCAGAAAGCCTCAATATTTCCGGCTGGGTCAAAAATGAAATCGACGGCAGCGTTTCAATTCTTGCAAGCGGCGAAAGTGAAAGTCTGGCGCAATTTATCCAAAAAATCAAAAATTCACCAACCCCATTTGCCAAAGTCAAAAGTCTCCAAGTCAATTATATCGCGAAAAGGGTAAATAAAGGGTTTAATGTGAAATATTAA
- the yidC gene encoding membrane protein insertase YidC has protein sequence MKKFKHLTTLGLLSGMALLLSGCVRTTKSGKPYGAVYDYLARPAQAIMEWIAQFVGSYGWAIIVLTVVVRLFLLPIMVRQMKASTIQQEKMQLIRPQMAELQKRQKAASTPEEQTAASQAMMALYKQNGISMTGGIGCLPLLIQMPIFTALYAAIRYSPELSHTVFMGIRLGQSSWLLAVLSFASYLLQGYIAMLGTPAAQKKQMGAMMLLSPIMILVFTLSAPAGLGIYFFIGGLFACLQTLIINMYRPRIRKRIAKENEGKKAVTVEDLMPDPTPSTSGTKSTGSDIHQRNRQRNTGKQQSGHQPQARPAAQPTKKTVDKQAEKPAAKRPRNAGKQQRHHK, from the coding sequence ATGAAAAAATTTAAACACCTCACCACGCTGGGATTGCTTTCCGGCATGGCCCTTCTTTTGAGTGGCTGTGTCCGAACAACCAAGTCCGGTAAGCCTTACGGAGCCGTCTATGACTATCTGGCCCGCCCTGCTCAGGCAATTATGGAATGGATTGCCCAATTTGTCGGTAGTTACGGCTGGGCCATCATCGTCCTGACCGTGGTTGTTCGCCTATTCCTCTTGCCAATCATGGTTCGCCAGATGAAGGCTTCAACTATTCAACAGGAAAAAATGCAGTTGATTAGACCACAAATGGCTGAATTACAGAAGCGTCAAAAAGCAGCCAGTACCCCTGAAGAACAGACCGCTGCCAGCCAAGCAATGATGGCATTGTACAAACAAAACGGCATTTCGATGACCGGTGGGATCGGTTGTTTACCATTATTGATTCAGATGCCGATCTTTACTGCTTTGTACGCCGCAATCCGTTACTCGCCAGAGCTGTCTCACACAGTTTTCATGGGCATTCGACTCGGCCAATCAAGTTGGCTGTTAGCCGTTTTGTCATTTGCTTCCTATCTACTACAGGGCTACATTGCCATGCTGGGCACCCCTGCAGCGCAAAAGAAGCAAATGGGCGCCATGATGCTGCTCAGTCCAATCATGATCCTGGTGTTCACGCTGAGTGCCCCAGCCGGTCTGGGAATTTACTTCTTCATTGGCGGCCTATTCGCATGTTTGCAGACGTTGATCATCAATATGTACCGACCAAGAATTCGAAAGCGGATCGCCAAAGAAAATGAAGGCAAAAAAGCAGTGACGGTTGAGGATCTGATGCCGGATCCAACGCCGAGTACCAGTGGGACAAAATCGACCGGTTCCGATATTCACCAAAGAAATCGTCAACGAAATACCGGCAAGCAGCAATCCGGGCATCAGCCTCAGGCTCGTCCAGCTGCTCAGCCAACCAAAAAGACGGTGGATAAGCAAGCTGAAAAACCAGCGGCTAAGCGTCCTCGAAACGCTGGTAAACAACAAAGACATCATAAATAA
- a CDS encoding cation:proton antiporter family protein → MNQISLLIILLAALVIPLAMARFKITFLPTAVVEIIVGILLGPSLFNWITNSETLEILQNVGVIFLLFLSGMEIDFSLFKKKPTTLSPLEKKSQHDQPKYSVLQVATIAYASIVGMSFVIAYLLQLSGLFTDIWLAAILFMTISLGIVIAGLKEKELLSKPFGQAILLIAALGEVVPMVGLTFYASAYSPHSKSLWLILLILVAAALLFWRFKAFFRFFDRINKSTTQLDIRLSFFIIVALVTVAESVGAEGILGAFLAGIVIKLLEPHEETKVRLDSIGYGFFIPIFFIMSGVNLNLKELITNPQTLVLIPVIFVGYVLAKSLVFSALKLRFKNLNAVAGTAMTATTITVVLAVLQVASHLHRITSQQSGAFLLSAVITCVFGPLIFNKLYSSEAEDLKKTTVHFIGTNLTTVPVAQQLAKGWYDVTMYTNNQHNYRAFNSETTIHRLDSLEPEVMIKNGVFDADVVVFGQINSEKNYELAKIAKQYGVRRVIVRFEDRNILDDRRDELDRLGVELYNTPDVNISMLRALIEAPSTMRLMTSTDSSVYEVALRNRLYADIQVRNIPFIDKVTITQIYRDKRFIRPTGGTSLKLNDRIIFTSSKAEAPEVRRELGKLN, encoded by the coding sequence ATGAATCAAATTTCGCTATTGATCATTCTCCTGGCGGCCCTTGTCATCCCATTGGCAATGGCCCGTTTTAAAATCACCTTTCTACCAACAGCGGTTGTTGAAATTATTGTTGGTATCCTGCTGGGACCGTCACTGTTCAACTGGATCACCAACTCGGAAACCTTGGAGATTCTCCAAAATGTCGGGGTCATCTTCCTGTTGTTCTTAAGCGGGATGGAGATTGATTTCAGCCTCTTTAAAAAGAAGCCCACCACTCTTTCACCGCTCGAGAAGAAAAGCCAGCATGATCAGCCGAAGTACTCAGTATTACAAGTGGCTACAATCGCTTACGCCTCAATAGTCGGCATGTCATTTGTGATCGCTTATCTGCTTCAACTCAGCGGCTTGTTCACCGATATTTGGCTGGCCGCGATTCTGTTCATGACGATTTCACTCGGCATTGTCATTGCCGGGTTAAAAGAAAAGGAGCTGCTTAGCAAGCCGTTCGGTCAGGCAATCCTCTTAATCGCCGCCCTGGGAGAAGTTGTCCCGATGGTTGGGTTGACTTTTTACGCTTCAGCCTACAGTCCCCATTCCAAATCCTTATGGCTGATCTTGTTGATTCTGGTTGCAGCTGCGCTCTTGTTCTGGCGGTTCAAAGCCTTTTTCCGCTTCTTTGATCGGATCAACAAGTCGACCACCCAGCTGGATATTCGGCTTTCATTTTTTATCATCGTGGCCCTGGTAACCGTCGCTGAATCGGTTGGCGCTGAGGGAATCCTTGGTGCATTTCTTGCCGGAATCGTCATCAAATTACTTGAACCGCATGAAGAAACCAAAGTTCGTTTGGACTCAATTGGGTATGGCTTCTTCATCCCAATTTTCTTCATCATGAGTGGCGTTAATTTGAACTTAAAAGAATTAATTACGAATCCACAAACGCTGGTGTTGATTCCCGTGATTTTTGTCGGCTACGTTTTGGCAAAGAGCTTGGTATTCAGTGCTTTAAAATTGCGCTTCAAGAACTTAAACGCAGTTGCTGGAACTGCGATGACTGCCACCACCATTACCGTTGTCTTGGCAGTGCTGCAGGTAGCCAGCCACTTACACAGAATTACCAGCCAACAGTCAGGTGCATTCTTGCTGTCAGCCGTCATCACTTGTGTCTTTGGGCCACTGATTTTTAATAAGCTGTATTCATCAGAAGCCGAGGATCTCAAAAAAACGACCGTGCACTTTATCGGCACCAATTTGACGACTGTTCCTGTAGCGCAACAATTAGCCAAGGGCTGGTATGATGTGACCATGTATACCAACAACCAGCACAATTATCGGGCCTTCAACAGTGAAACGACCATCCATCGGCTGGACAGTTTGGAACCGGAGGTCATGATTAAAAACGGTGTTTTTGATGCTGATGTCGTGGTGTTTGGTCAGATTAATTCCGAAAAGAATTATGAATTGGCGAAAATCGCCAAGCAATATGGTGTCCGGCGGGTAATCGTCCGATTCGAAGACCGCAATATTTTAGACGATCGCAGAGATGAGTTGGATCGACTGGGAGTGGAGCTTTATAATACCCCAGATGTTAATATCAGCATGTTAAGAGCGTTGATCGAAGCGCCATCAACAATGCGCTTAATGACGTCCACAGATTCCAGTGTCTACGAAGTTGCCCTGAGAAACCGGCTGTATGCTGACATTCAGGTCCGCAACATTCCATTTATCGACAAAGTTACCATTACCCAAATTTACCGTGACAAGCGGTTTATCCGGCCAACCGGTGGCACATCGTTAAAGCTAAATGATCGGATTATTTTTACCAGCAGCAAAGCCGAGGCACCAGAAGTTCGTAGGGAACTCGGAAAACTTAATTAG